In one Bacillus sp. Marseille-P3661 genomic region, the following are encoded:
- a CDS encoding 2-oxoacid:ferredoxin oxidoreductase subunit beta, giving the protein MATFKDFRNNVKPNWCPGCGDFSVQAAIQRAVANVGVEPQDLAVISGIGCSGRISGYINSYGVHGIHGRSLPIAQGVKMANKDLTVIAAGGDGDGFAIGMGHTIHAIRRNINVTYIVMDNQIYGLTKGQTSPRSAKGFKTKSTPKGSIESALSPMEMALTAGATFVAQSFSSDLKELTSLIEEGIKHEGFSLINVFSPCVTYNKVNTYDWFKENLTKLSDVEGYDPANRMQAMQTLMEKSGLVTGLIYQNKDQQSYQELIPGFSEKPLVHADLTLDEAKFNELVKEFM; this is encoded by the coding sequence ATGGCAACATTTAAAGATTTTCGTAATAATGTGAAACCTAACTGGTGCCCAGGTTGTGGCGATTTCTCAGTTCAAGCTGCGATTCAACGTGCTGTTGCAAATGTTGGGGTAGAACCTCAAGATTTAGCCGTTATTTCTGGTATCGGTTGTTCTGGAAGAATATCTGGATACATCAATTCATATGGTGTTCATGGTATTCATGGTCGCTCTCTTCCAATTGCACAAGGCGTGAAAATGGCAAACAAGGATTTAACTGTTATTGCTGCCGGTGGTGACGGAGATGGCTTTGCGATTGGTATGGGACATACAATCCATGCAATCCGCCGTAATATTAACGTTACATATATTGTAATGGATAACCAAATTTACGGATTAACAAAAGGTCAAACTTCACCACGTAGTGCAAAAGGATTTAAAACGAAGAGTACTCCAAAAGGCTCTATTGAATCTGCATTATCACCAATGGAAATGGCATTAACTGCAGGAGCTACTTTCGTTGCTCAAAGTTTCTCTAGTGATTTAAAAGAGTTAACTTCATTAATTGAAGAAGGTATTAAGCATGAAGGATTCTCTTTAATTAATGTATTTAGTCCATGTGTGACTTATAACAAAGTTAACACATATGACTGGTTTAAAGAGAATTTAACAAAACTTAGCGATGTAGAAGGATATGATCCAGCTAACCGTATGCAAGCAATGCAAACGCTTATGGAAAAGAGCGGTTTAGTAACTGGATTGATCTATCAAAATAAGGATCAACAGTCATATCAAGAGCTAATCCCTGGATTTAGTGAAAAACCACTTGTACATGCTGATTTAACTCTTGACGAAGCTAAATTTAATGAATTAGTTAAAGAATTTATGTAA
- the mutL gene encoding DNA mismatch repair endonuclease MutL produces the protein MGKIIQLEDHLSNKIAAGEVIERPASVVKELVENSIDANSTRIEVHVKEAGLSEIRIVDNGDGIEIDDCLLAFERHATSKIKNENDLFRIRTLGFRGEALPSIASVSELELKTCTGKGAGTFVHLNGGKLEGHQATNSRKGTDITVKNLFFNTPARLKYMKTIHTELGNITDYLNRISLAHPEISFQLTHNGKRLFFTSGNGDVRQVIASIYGLSIAKQMVPIKFQTIDYEINGWIARPEITRASRNYISTIINGRYIKNYALSKAIQAGYHTLLPIGRFPIVYINITMDPLLVDVNVHPSKLEVRLSKEMELSELITEGIRKTFRQERLIPEVKKQEKTQKPISDQQQLVFEHRLTELADQPKQNKQSLFALDTDEKQYEVEESTDVDMFETVQPYIEKHSVVQVIDNPPEKQNDSHLENAFIDDNEIVESVEQPLKAEERIPPLYPIGQMHGTYILAQNDRGLFIVDQHAAQERIKYEFFREKVGEIEPEVQEMLLPLTLEYTKNECLIIEEHMNVLEEVGIFLESFGSQSYIVRSHPQWFPNGSEQEIIEEIIQQVINKKKISIKELREEAAIMMSCKASIKANRHLRNDEIFTLLETLRTTTDPFTCPHGRPIIVHFSTYEMEKLFKRVM, from the coding sequence GTGGGTAAAATTATTCAATTAGAAGATCATTTATCAAATAAGATTGCTGCGGGGGAAGTTATTGAACGCCCTGCGTCCGTAGTCAAGGAGTTAGTGGAAAATTCAATTGATGCCAATAGTACAAGAATTGAAGTGCATGTAAAGGAAGCCGGTTTATCTGAAATCCGTATTGTTGATAATGGTGATGGCATCGAAATAGATGATTGTTTATTAGCTTTTGAAAGACATGCAACTAGCAAAATAAAAAATGAGAATGATTTATTTCGGATCCGAACGTTAGGATTTAGAGGTGAGGCGCTACCTAGTATTGCCTCTGTTTCCGAGCTTGAATTAAAAACTTGTACAGGGAAAGGTGCAGGAACGTTTGTTCATCTAAATGGCGGGAAACTCGAAGGTCATCAAGCAACTAATAGTCGTAAAGGAACTGACATTACCGTTAAAAATTTATTTTTTAATACGCCTGCTCGCCTAAAGTATATGAAAACAATTCATACTGAATTAGGTAACATTACGGATTATTTGAATCGAATTTCATTAGCACATCCAGAAATTTCGTTTCAATTAACACATAATGGAAAACGCCTATTTTTCACAAGTGGAAATGGCGATGTGCGACAGGTGATTGCTTCAATATATGGACTTTCTATTGCTAAGCAGATGGTTCCAATCAAATTTCAAACGATTGATTACGAAATAAATGGTTGGATTGCACGTCCAGAGATAACACGCGCATCGAGGAATTATATTTCAACAATTATTAATGGCAGATATATAAAAAATTATGCATTATCAAAGGCAATTCAAGCAGGTTATCATACATTATTGCCAATTGGACGATTTCCGATTGTTTATATAAACATTACGATGGACCCTTTACTAGTAGATGTAAACGTTCATCCATCGAAACTTGAGGTTCGTTTGAGCAAAGAAATGGAATTAAGCGAACTAATAACAGAAGGCATACGTAAAACATTTAGACAAGAAAGATTAATTCCAGAAGTGAAAAAACAGGAAAAGACGCAGAAACCTATTAGTGACCAACAACAATTAGTATTTGAGCATAGGTTAACAGAGCTAGCCGATCAACCAAAACAGAATAAACAATCATTATTTGCTTTAGATACTGATGAAAAACAATATGAGGTTGAAGAAAGTACTGATGTTGATATGTTTGAAACGGTACAACCATATATAGAAAAGCATAGCGTTGTTCAAGTTATTGACAATCCCCCTGAAAAACAAAATGATAGTCATTTAGAAAATGCATTTATTGATGATAATGAAATAGTGGAGAGTGTTGAACAACCACTAAAAGCTGAGGAAAGAATTCCGCCGCTATATCCAATTGGTCAAATGCATGGAACATATATACTTGCACAAAATGATAGAGGTTTATTTATAGTTGACCAGCATGCTGCACAAGAGCGAATTAAATATGAATTTTTTCGGGAAAAAGTTGGTGAAATAGAACCTGAAGTGCAAGAAATGTTACTGCCGCTTACATTAGAATATACGAAAAATGAATGTCTAATTATTGAAGAGCATATGAACGTATTAGAAGAAGTCGGAATCTTTTTAGAGTCTTTTGGTTCTCAAAGCTATATCGTCCGTTCGCATCCACAGTGGTTTCCTAATGGCAGCGAGCAAGAAATTATTGAAGAAATCATCCAACAAGTGATAAATAAGAAAAAAATAAGTATAAAAGAATTACGGGAAGAAGCAGCGATCATGATGTCATGTAAGGCATCGATAAAAGCAAATCGCCATCTTCGAAACGATGAGATTTTTACGCTATTAGAGACATTAAGAACAACTACTGATCCGTTTACATGCCCGCACGGTAGACCCATTATTGTGCATTTCTCAACCTATGAAATGGAAAAGCTTTTTAAAAGGGTCATGTAG
- the mutS gene encoding DNA mismatch repair protein MutS — MAQYTPMIQQYLSVKAQYKDAFLFFRLGDFYELFFDDAINASQELEITLTSRDGGSTERIPMCGVPHHSAENYINQLVEKGYKVAICEQVEDPKQAKGVVRREVVQLITPGTVMQGKILEEKENNYIATIADFKDRSFGLAYTDLTTGESQVTLITGDWLDVIGEVYTLGSKEIVLSSAEITNEQIQELKDRVNVTISIEDDTVIPDGLEHTVQNLEQTKLRQTFGRLLHYLLKTQKRSLDHLQPAVFYEIDEYMKLDIHSKRNLELVETIRTKGKKGSFLWLLDQTVTAMGGRRLKQWIERPLIKQAHIEYRLNMVETLLNQFIEREELRETLKQVYDLERLSGRVAYGNVNARDLIQLKKSLQQIPTLVEIISKLESSDCTNLIQDIDLCETLCSLLENGLKEDPPLSIKEGDIIRDGYHQTLDSYRDAVSNGKTWIAQLEAKEKQETGIKSLKIGYNRIFGYYIEITKANLQQLPEGRYERKQTLANAERFITPELKETESIILEAEEKIMDLEYSLFVEIREKVKEYIPRLQSLAKIISELDVLQSFAQVSEQYQYTKPSFSNERKIWIKDGRHPVVEKVLNSQDYVANDCYMNQEREMLLITGPNMSGKSTYMRQIALTAILAQIGCYVPATEAIIPIFDQVFTRIGAADDLVSGQSTFMVEMLEAKNALTKATQNSLILLDEIGRGTSTYDGMALAHAIIEYIHNEIGAKTLFSTHYHELTQLENSLNQLKNVHVRAIEENGRVVFLHKVEEGAADKSYGIHVAELAELPDQLIQRAKEILQKLEEQATQNSSQENVAPVVENEQLTFFVAEKTKRESPSDTSSLNKAEKEVIEKLKSIDLLEMTPLDTMNELYKLQKIVKS, encoded by the coding sequence ATGGCACAATATACGCCAATGATACAGCAATACTTATCCGTAAAGGCACAATACAAAGATGCCTTTTTATTTTTTCGTTTAGGTGATTTTTATGAACTGTTCTTTGATGATGCAATAAATGCATCGCAGGAATTAGAGATAACATTAACAAGTAGAGATGGAGGGTCTACAGAACGAATTCCAATGTGTGGAGTACCGCACCACTCTGCTGAAAATTATATTAATCAATTAGTAGAAAAGGGCTATAAAGTTGCGATTTGTGAACAAGTAGAGGACCCCAAGCAAGCTAAAGGTGTAGTTCGTCGTGAAGTTGTCCAACTAATTACACCAGGAACAGTCATGCAGGGTAAAATCCTTGAGGAAAAAGAAAATAATTATATTGCAACAATAGCTGATTTTAAAGATCGATCTTTCGGACTAGCTTATACCGATTTAACAACAGGTGAAAGCCAAGTTACATTGATAACAGGAGATTGGCTGGATGTGATTGGAGAGGTATATACACTTGGTTCCAAAGAAATTGTACTGTCCTCAGCAGAGATAACAAATGAACAAATCCAAGAACTTAAGGATCGTGTAAATGTAACGATTTCGATTGAGGACGATACAGTAATACCTGATGGATTAGAGCATACCGTACAAAACCTCGAACAAACTAAGTTGAGACAAACGTTTGGTCGTTTGCTCCACTATTTACTTAAGACACAAAAACGATCACTAGATCATTTGCAGCCAGCAGTATTTTATGAAATTGATGAATATATGAAGTTAGATATACATTCAAAGAGAAATCTTGAACTAGTTGAAACAATCCGTACAAAAGGGAAAAAAGGGTCTTTTTTATGGTTGCTTGATCAAACAGTTACAGCAATGGGTGGAAGAAGATTAAAACAATGGATTGAACGTCCATTAATAAAGCAAGCACATATAGAATATCGGCTAAATATGGTAGAAACATTATTAAACCAATTTATTGAACGTGAAGAACTTCGTGAGACTTTAAAACAAGTGTATGATTTAGAACGTTTATCTGGACGGGTTGCATATGGGAATGTAAATGCGCGTGATCTTATCCAGTTAAAGAAATCACTACAACAAATACCTACACTCGTTGAGATTATAAGTAAGCTGGAGTCTTCAGACTGTACAAATCTCATCCAGGACATTGATTTATGTGAAACTCTTTGTAGTTTATTAGAGAATGGACTCAAAGAAGACCCGCCTTTATCCATTAAAGAGGGGGATATCATAAGAGATGGATATCATCAGACACTAGATTCATATCGTGATGCAGTATCGAACGGTAAAACGTGGATCGCCCAGTTAGAAGCAAAAGAAAAACAAGAAACCGGTATTAAATCTCTTAAAATCGGTTATAACCGGATATTCGGTTATTATATCGAGATTACGAAAGCAAATTTACAACAACTACCAGAAGGGCGATATGAAAGAAAGCAAACGTTAGCGAATGCAGAGCGGTTTATTACGCCTGAATTGAAGGAAACAGAATCTATTATTCTTGAAGCAGAAGAAAAAATAATGGATCTTGAGTATAGTTTATTTGTTGAAATACGCGAGAAAGTAAAAGAGTATATACCTAGATTACAATCGCTAGCAAAAATTATTAGTGAATTAGATGTACTTCAAAGCTTTGCACAAGTTAGTGAACAGTATCAATATACAAAACCTTCATTTTCAAATGAGCGAAAAATATGGATTAAAGATGGCCGACATCCAGTTGTTGAGAAAGTACTAAACTCTCAGGATTACGTTGCAAATGATTGTTATATGAACCAGGAACGGGAAATGTTATTAATTACTGGACCAAATATGTCAGGTAAAAGCACTTATATGAGACAGATTGCCCTTACTGCAATTTTGGCTCAAATCGGCTGTTATGTACCGGCCACCGAAGCGATTATACCAATTTTCGATCAGGTGTTTACTAGAATAGGTGCGGCTGATGATTTAGTTTCTGGTCAAAGTACGTTTATGGTGGAAATGTTAGAAGCTAAAAATGCACTTACGAAGGCAACGCAAAATAGCTTAATTTTATTAGATGAGATTGGCCGTGGTACATCAACATATGATGGCATGGCTTTAGCTCACGCTATCATTGAATATATTCATAATGAGATTGGGGCAAAGACGTTATTTTCTACTCATTATCATGAGCTGACACAATTAGAAAATTCATTAAATCAGTTGAAAAATGTGCATGTTCGTGCAATTGAAGAAAATGGTAGAGTAGTATTTCTTCATAAGGTTGAAGAAGGTGCTGCGGATAAAAGCTATGGCATTCATGTTGCAGAACTTGCGGAGTTGCCAGATCAATTAATTCAACGAGCAAAAGAGATTTTACAAAAGCTTGAAGAACAAGCAACACAGAATTCTTCTCAAGAAAATGTAGCTCCTGTTGTGGAGAATGAACAACTCACATTTTTTGTTGCAGAAAAAACTAAACGTGAATCACCCAGTGATACATCTAGTTTAAATAAGGCTGAAAAAGAAGTAATTGAAAAGTTGAAATCTATAGACCTTTTAGAAATGACTCCACTAGACACAATGAATGAATTATATAAATTACAGAAGATTGTTAAATCATAA
- a CDS encoding outer spore coat protein CotE, whose protein sequence is MKNKEHDFQFREIITKAVIGKGRKFTQCTHTISPSHRPTSILGCWIINHEYDAKKVGDCVEIEGCYDINVWYSFSDNTKTEVATETVHYKDVVRLSSRDENCVSDDLEVIARVVQQPNCLECSISPNGNKVVVQVEREFIAEVIGETKVCVKVYPGVCEEEIEEICDDEFEDLNPDFLVAGEEE, encoded by the coding sequence ATGAAAAATAAAGAGCATGATTTTCAATTTAGAGAGATAATCACAAAAGCAGTAATCGGTAAAGGACGAAAGTTTACTCAATGTACACACACAATTTCACCTTCTCACAGACCTACTAGTATTCTAGGTTGTTGGATTATTAACCATGAATATGATGCTAAGAAGGTAGGAGATTGTGTAGAAATTGAAGGGTGCTACGACATTAACGTATGGTATTCTTTTAGTGACAATACAAAGACAGAAGTCGCAACTGAAACTGTACATTATAAAGATGTTGTTCGCTTATCATCAAGAGATGAAAACTGCGTGAGTGATGATTTAGAAGTTATTGCACGCGTAGTGCAACAACCAAATTGCTTAGAATGTTCCATTTCACCAAATGGAAATAAAGTAGTCGTCCAAGTTGAGCGAGAATTCATCGCAGAGGTTATTGGGGAAACAAAAGTGTGTGTTAAAGTTTACCCAGGTGTTTGTGAAGAAGAGATCGAGGAAATATGTGACGATGAATTTGAAGACCTAAATCCAGACTTTTTAGTGGCTGGAGAAGAAGAGTAA
- the hfq gene encoding RNA chaperone Hfq, which yields MKQSINIQDQFLNQLRKENVFVTVYLLNGFQLRGLIKAFDNFTVLLDTDGKQQMIYKHAISTFAPQKTIKIDLEGNNS from the coding sequence ATGAAACAATCTATTAATATTCAAGATCAATTTTTAAATCAACTCCGAAAAGAAAATGTCTTTGTAACTGTATATTTATTGAACGGTTTTCAATTACGTGGTTTAATTAAAGCTTTCGATAATTTTACAGTATTGTTAGATACAGATGGTAAGCAACAAATGATTTATAAGCATGCAATTTCTACTTTTGCGCCGCAAAAAACAATCAAAATTGACTTAGAAGGTAATAACTCTTAA
- the spoVK gene encoding stage V sporulation protein K, which produces MEQPVTLKKNGQINIVLNGEQKKIKVSTINKSVEQESEEIHTKHEPLKKIEEEMSTLVGMGELKKIIKEVYAWIYINKIREQQGLKVGSQVLHMMFKGNPGTGKTTVARLLANLFKEMNVLSKGHLIEAERADLVGEYIGHTAQKTRDLVKKALGGILFVDEAYSLARGGEKDFGKEAIDTLVKQMEDKGNEFILILAGYDKEMEHFLSLNPGLRSRFPIIVDFPDYTVDQLMQIATKMVSEQQYVLSKEAEWKLKDQLQKVKYTKSSHVFSNGRYIRNVIEKSVRAQAMRLLVNDSFEREQLQTIQSQDLVFTDD; this is translated from the coding sequence ATGGAGCAACCGGTAACCTTAAAGAAAAATGGTCAAATTAATATTGTTTTAAATGGCGAGCAAAAGAAAATCAAAGTATCTACAATCAATAAATCTGTTGAACAAGAGTCAGAAGAAATTCATACGAAACATGAACCGTTAAAGAAAATCGAGGAAGAAATGAGTACCCTAGTTGGAATGGGTGAATTAAAGAAAATCATTAAAGAGGTTTATGCATGGATTTATATCAATAAAATACGTGAACAGCAAGGATTAAAAGTCGGTAGCCAAGTACTCCATATGATGTTTAAAGGGAATCCAGGCACCGGAAAAACAACGGTTGCACGTTTGCTTGCCAATCTTTTTAAAGAAATGAATGTTTTGTCAAAAGGTCATTTAATAGAAGCTGAGAGGGCAGATTTGGTCGGAGAATATATAGGTCATACTGCACAAAAGACGAGAGATCTTGTTAAGAAAGCATTGGGAGGTATTTTATTTGTAGATGAAGCCTATTCGTTAGCTCGTGGTGGCGAAAAGGATTTTGGAAAAGAAGCGATTGACACATTGGTAAAACAAATGGAAGATAAAGGAAATGAATTTATTTTGATTTTAGCTGGATATGACAAAGAAATGGAACATTTCCTTTCTTTAAATCCAGGTCTTCGGTCACGTTTTCCGATTATTGTTGATTTCCCTGATTATACTGTTGACCAACTTATGCAGATTGCTACTAAAATGGTTTCTGAGCAACAATATGTTTTATCTAAAGAAGCGGAATGGAAATTAAAAGATCAGCTTCAAAAAGTAAAATATACGAAGTCTTCGCATGTTTTTAGTAATGGAAGATATATTCGCAATGTTATTGAAAAATCTGTTCGAGCGCAAGCAATGAGATTGCTGGTAAATGATTCCTTTGAACGGGAGCAATTACAAACGATTCAAAGTCAAGATTTAGTATTTACAGATGACTAA
- a CDS encoding RicAFT regulatory complex protein RicA family protein translates to MAKYTKSEVVKKAEELAKLIAETEEVEFFKRAEAAINKNEKVDRIMKDIKSYQKQAVNFQHYNKPEALKKVEDKIEALMAELDSIPVVGEFKQSQTEVNDLLQLVSSTISKTVTDEIILSTGGDLLAGETGSKPQCHHE, encoded by the coding sequence ATGGCTAAGTATACAAAGTCAGAAGTTGTTAAGAAGGCAGAAGAACTAGCAAAATTAATTGCTGAAACTGAAGAGGTAGAATTTTTCAAGCGTGCTGAGGCTGCAATTAATAAAAATGAAAAAGTAGATCGCATCATGAAAGACATTAAAAGTTACCAAAAACAAGCAGTTAACTTTCAACATTATAATAAGCCAGAAGCTCTAAAAAAGGTCGAAGATAAGATAGAGGCATTAATGGCGGAATTAGATAGTATCCCAGTTGTGGGAGAGTTCAAACAATCGCAAACAGAAGTGAATGATTTATTACAATTAGTTTCAAGTACGATCTCAAAAACAGTCACTGATGAGATTATATTGTCTACTGGTGGAGATCTATTAGCTGGAGAAACAGGCTCAAAACCTCAATGTCATCACGAGTAA
- the miaB gene encoding tRNA (N6-isopentenyl adenosine(37)-C2)-methylthiotransferase MiaB has product MNEKQRLESQQINGSNSSDKKSAKDYAKFFETTYQPPSLKDAKKRGKEDVTVHRDFDIPEDMIGIGENKKFYIRTYGCQMNEHDTEIMAGILTQLGFESTDSTNDADIILLNTCAIRENAENKVFGEIGHLKPLKREKPDLILGVCGCMSQEESVVNKILQKHHHIDLIFGTHNIHRLPYLLKEAMFGKEMVVEVWSKEGDVVENLPKVRKGNIKGWVNIMYGCDKFCTYCIVPYTRGKERSRRPEDIIEEVRHLARLGYKEITLLGQNVNAYGKDFEDIKYGLGDLMDELRKIDIPRIRFTTSHPRDFDDHLIEVLAKGGNLMDHIHLPVQSGSSEVLKLMTRKYNREQYLELVRKIKAAIPNASLTTDIIVGFPNETDEQFEETMSLYREVEYDSAYTFIYSPREGTPAAKMEDNVPLEVKKERLQRLNDLVNEISAKKNKQYQDQIVEVLVEGESKNNPDVLAGYTRKNKLVNFKAPKSVIGQIVKVKITSAKTWSLDGEMVEEVMGVTYNG; this is encoded by the coding sequence ATGAACGAAAAACAACGTTTAGAAAGTCAACAAATCAATGGAAGTAATTCTTCGGACAAAAAATCCGCCAAGGATTATGCAAAATTCTTTGAAACTACTTACCAACCACCTTCATTAAAGGATGCAAAAAAACGTGGTAAGGAAGATGTAACAGTACATCGCGATTTTGACATTCCTGAGGATATGATTGGTATCGGAGAAAACAAGAAATTTTATATTCGAACTTATGGCTGTCAAATGAATGAACATGATACTGAAATAATGGCAGGAATATTAACTCAGTTAGGCTTTGAAAGTACTGATTCAACAAATGATGCAGATATAATCTTATTAAACACTTGCGCAATTCGTGAAAATGCAGAGAACAAAGTGTTTGGCGAAATAGGACATCTAAAGCCTTTGAAAAGAGAAAAGCCTGATCTGATTTTAGGTGTTTGCGGCTGTATGTCACAAGAAGAATCAGTAGTAAATAAAATTCTTCAAAAACATCATCATATCGACTTGATCTTTGGAACTCACAATATTCATCGGTTGCCATACCTGCTAAAAGAAGCAATGTTTGGCAAAGAAATGGTTGTTGAAGTTTGGTCAAAAGAAGGCGATGTTGTTGAAAACCTGCCAAAAGTTCGTAAAGGAAATATTAAAGGCTGGGTAAACATTATGTACGGCTGTGATAAGTTCTGTACGTACTGTATTGTACCTTATACAAGAGGAAAAGAACGTAGCCGTCGTCCTGAAGATATTATAGAAGAGGTACGTCACTTAGCGCGTTTAGGATATAAGGAAATTACATTATTAGGGCAAAACGTTAATGCTTACGGAAAAGATTTTGAGGATATCAAGTATGGTCTTGGAGATTTAATGGACGAGCTTAGAAAAATTGATATTCCACGTATTCGTTTCACAACAAGTCACCCACGTGATTTTGATGATCATTTAATTGAAGTGCTTGCAAAAGGTGGAAATTTAATGGATCATATTCATCTGCCTGTTCAATCAGGTAGCTCTGAAGTATTAAAATTAATGACTCGTAAATATAATCGTGAACAATATTTAGAACTTGTCCGGAAAATAAAAGCAGCGATTCCAAATGCTAGCTTAACAACTGACATTATTGTTGGTTTCCCTAATGAAACGGATGAACAATTTGAAGAAACGATGTCATTATATCGAGAAGTGGAATATGACAGTGCGTATACCTTTATTTATTCACCACGTGAAGGAACACCTGCCGCTAAAATGGAAGATAATGTTCCGCTAGAAGTAAAAAAAGAACGCCTACAACGATTAAACGATCTTGTAAATGAAATTTCAGCAAAGAAAAATAAGCAATATCAAGACCAAATTGTGGAAGTTCTAGTTGAAGGTGAAAGTAAAAATAATCCTGATGTCTTAGCTGGTTATACAAGAAAAAATAAACTTGTGAATTTCAAGGCACCAAAGTCAGTGATTGGTCAAATTGTAAAAGTAAAAATAACTAGTGCAAAAACATGGAGTTTAGATGGAGAAATGGTAGAAGAAGTAATGGGGGTAACATACAATGGCTAA
- the miaA gene encoding tRNA (adenosine(37)-N6)-dimethylallyltransferase MiaA — MKTKTKVITIIGPTAVGKTKTGIELAKVLDGEVISGDSMQIYRGMDIGTAKVTKEEMEGIPHHLIDIKDPNETFSVAEFQALVTDLIEDITKRGKIPIIVGGTGLYIQSVLFDYNFSDTASNKQYREQMEKRISEEGIDAVYKELEKVDPDSARKIHPNNTRRVIRALEVYHETGLTLTEYQDKQLLESPYHYIIIGLTMERTLLYDRINKRVDQMIDQGLIAEVKKLYDANFRNCQSTQAIGYKEIYDYFDGRIPLEESIELLKRNSRRYAKRQLTWFRNKMNVSWFDMSSAVSSSEKFQEKIQEILSEIAGKLQLRAK, encoded by the coding sequence ATGAAGACAAAAACAAAAGTAATTACGATTATTGGTCCAACGGCCGTTGGAAAAACAAAAACAGGTATTGAATTAGCAAAAGTATTAGATGGGGAAGTGATTAGTGGAGATTCAATGCAAATTTATCGAGGCATGGATATAGGCACAGCGAAAGTTACCAAAGAGGAAATGGAAGGAATTCCACATCATTTAATTGATATCAAAGATCCTAATGAGACTTTTTCAGTAGCAGAATTTCAAGCTTTAGTTACAGATCTAATAGAGGACATAACTAAACGAGGAAAAATACCAATTATTGTAGGTGGTACTGGTCTTTATATTCAATCTGTTCTTTTTGATTATAATTTTTCAGATACTGCCTCTAATAAGCAATATAGAGAGCAAATGGAAAAACGCATAAGTGAAGAAGGAATAGATGCTGTTTATAAAGAACTTGAAAAAGTTGACCCAGATAGTGCAAGAAAGATTCATCCTAATAATACGAGACGGGTGATTAGAGCTTTAGAGGTATACCATGAAACGGGATTAACTTTGACCGAATACCAGGATAAACAACTTCTAGAATCTCCTTATCATTACATTATTATTGGCTTAACAATGGAGCGTACACTTCTCTATGATCGTATTAATAAAAGAGTAGACCAAATGATAGATCAGGGATTAATCGCTGAAGTAAAGAAATTATACGATGCAAACTTTAGAAATTGTCAATCCACTCAAGCAATAGGGTATAAAGAGATTTATGACTATTTTGATGGACGAATACCGTTAGAGGAATCCATTGAGCTGTTGAAACGAAATTCACGAAGATATGCAAAAAGGCAGCTTACCTGGTTTCGAAACAAAATGAATGTAAGCTGGTTTGATATGTCAAGCGCGGTAAGTAGTTCGGAGAAATTTCAAGAAAAGATACAAGAAATTTTATCAGAAATAGCAGGAAAGCTTCAGCTTAGGGCGAAATAG